A stretch of the Drosophila sulfurigaster albostrigata strain 15112-1811.04 chromosome 2L, ASM2355843v2, whole genome shotgun sequence genome encodes the following:
- the LOC133850808 gene encoding hormone receptor 4 has translation MSSVPMPIKTEEVILENAEYNSAEELDEELQLQLEDSGGENTYHIEYTTEPSHQVTTSSQRRQSNMSGSNTTKGGGGADGGGGDGGDGGSSPSGKPIVDTEKRMRREIANSNERRRMQSINAGFQSLRSLLPRHEGEKLSKAAILQQTFQYIVDLETQKTQLLAQNSELKRQVGEHEANGGGGASGDNYNSSSGNANETNNSSSNNQSGAAVAIKKRKLTDNVINMQTISDSSDEGLGSMSPEPMTLLSGAQGGVAAANAAAASKLSNASIIAAKEMLETKKLLEKERSLRRLLEDELQMIKRQLYSVATAPPGTAVAAVAANSSGAYIPREVIEHTDNFVRAEELEDLGGTVSYVEIDEMTGQQQVVVCSSIEELESDAAAEIISEDQVHEEVILSSNSSTESENEVNVNAIAKAYAEGMSTPILQAIKATPKVEVERINEKIVKVKTEKLDQPTVMGGTAVFTRSRQNLETIVEAIRHLEGDHLFADGDQQHKLQQHYQQQQQQQTSHHSQHHQQQQQHHQQQSQHCMQLTTAGGATHRLAQDAPLALTTGKQHAALAELTPYLQIKGNKQVIITAKSAKDMGSLSSARVTPTAIFKVQTRDATTSGATTTHHLSGSSHPVTITTSLKQCRPGVIVAKQLPSS, from the exons atgtcTTCTGTACCGATGCCCATCAAAACGGAGGAAGTCATTTTGGAAAACGCCGAATACAACAGCGCCGAGGAATTGGATGAAGAATTACA ATTACAACTCGAAGATTCTGGGGGCGAGAATACGTATCACATTGAATATACCACCGAACCGTCGCATCAGGTTACAACAAGTTCGCAGCGTCGTCAATCGAACATGAGCGGTTCGAATACCACAAAGGGAGGAGGGGGAGCagacggcggcggcggtgaTGGGGGCGACGGAGGCAGCTCGCCAAGTGGCAAACCCATTGTGGATACCGAGAAACGTATGCGACGCGAAATCGCCAATAGCAATGAGCGTCGACGCATGCAGAGCATCAATGCCGGTTTTCAGAGTTTACGTTCCCTGCTGCCGCGACACGAGGGCGAAAAGTTGAGCAAG GCGGCAATACTACAACAGACCTTCCAATACATTGTGGATCTGGAGACCCAGAAGACACAGCTGCTCGCACAGAACAGCGAACTGAAGCGTCAGGTCGGTGAGCACGAAGCAAATGGCGGCGGTGGCGCCTCCggcgacaactacaacagcagcagcggcaatgCCAACGAAacgaacaacagcagcagcaacaaccagaGCGGAGCAGCGGTGGCCATTAAGAAACGCAAGCTGACGGACAACGTCATCAACATGCAGACGATCAGCGACAGTTCGGACGAAGGTCTTGGATCGATGTCTCCCGAACCCATGACCCTGCTCTCTGGTGCtcaagggggcgtggcagcggCCAATGCAGCAGCGGCCAGTAAGTTGAGCAATGCCAGCATAATAGCGGCCAAAGAGATGCTGGAGACAAAGAAGCTGCTGGAGAAGGAGCGCAGTTTGCGACGCCTGCTCGAGGATGAGCTGCAAATGATCAAGCGACAACTCTATAGTGTTGCCACCGCGCCACCAGGCAcagctgttgccgctgtggcagccaacagcagcggcgCCTACATTCCACGTGAGGTCATCGAGCACACCGACAATTTTGTGCGCGCCGAGGAGCTGGAGGATTTGGGCGGCACCGTCTCGTATGTGGAGATCGATGAGATGACCGGACAACAGCAGGTGGTAGTGTGTTCCAGCATCGAGGAGCTCGAATCAGATGCTGCCGCCGAGATCATAAGCGAGGATCAGGTGCATGAGGAGGTCATCCTCTCATCGAATAGTTCGACCGAGTCGGAGAATGAGGTCAATGTGAATGCGATTGCCAAAGCGTATGCCGAGGGCATGAGCACGCCGATATTGCAGGCGATCAAGGCCACGCCCAAAGTGGAGGTGGAGCGTATCAATGAGAAGATCGTCAAAGTGAAGACAGAGAAACTGGATCAGCCGACGGTGATGGGTGGAACGGCGGTATTTACGCGTTCGCGTCAAAATCTCGAGACCATTGTGGAGGCCATACGCCACCTGGAGGGTGATCATCTGTTCGCCGATGGTGATCAGCAGCACAAGTTGCAACAGcactaccaacaacaacagcagcagcagacgtcGCATCATTCacagcatcatcaacagcaacagcagcatcatcaacaacagtCGCAGCATTGCATGCAACTCACCACAGCCGGTGGTGCAACGCATCGTTTGGCGCAGGATGCGCCGTTGGCATTGACCACAGGCAAACAGCATGCGGCGTTGGCCGAACTGACGCCTTACTTGCAGATCAAGGGCAATAAGCAGGTGATCATTACAGCCAAATCGGCCAAGGATATGGGCAGCTTATCGAGTGCTCGTGTCACGCCAACGGCCATTTTTAAAGTGCAGACCAGGGATGCGACAACATCAGGGGCGACGACGACACATCATTTGAGCGGCAGCAGTCATCCCGTTACAATTACCACTTCACTCAAACAGTGCCGTCCCGGTGTCATTGTTGCCAAGCAGCTGCCGTCATCCTGA